Proteins found in one Arthrobacter pascens genomic segment:
- a CDS encoding 1,4-dihydroxy-2-naphthoate polyprenyltransferase: MATAAQWIQGARLRTLPAAIAPVLIGTAAAYEMDSFRPVNAVLAALVALLLQIGVNYANDYSDGVRGTDEDRVGPLRLVGSGAARPEHVKYAAFGAFTAAMLFGLALVVITQSWWLILVGLGCVMAAWGYTGGKNPYGYMGLGDVFVFVFFGLVATLGTTYTQAGQINLASIIGAIGTGLIACALLMANNVRDIPTDIQAGKKTLAVRLGDKHARESYVLMLAVAIALVVILAPGRPWMLIVLLLIPACLMPAWLMINGRKRKSLIPVLRQTGLINLGYSLLFSLGLVLSHGF; encoded by the coding sequence GTGGCCACAGCCGCACAATGGATCCAAGGCGCCCGCCTCCGCACTTTGCCGGCGGCGATCGCGCCGGTGTTGATCGGCACCGCGGCGGCCTACGAAATGGATTCCTTCCGCCCCGTCAATGCCGTGCTGGCCGCCCTCGTGGCGCTGCTCCTGCAGATCGGCGTGAACTACGCCAACGACTATTCGGACGGCGTCCGCGGCACGGATGAGGACCGCGTGGGACCGCTGCGCCTGGTGGGTTCCGGCGCGGCCCGCCCGGAACACGTCAAGTATGCTGCCTTCGGTGCTTTCACGGCGGCTATGCTCTTCGGCCTGGCGCTGGTGGTCATCACCCAGAGCTGGTGGCTGATCCTGGTGGGGCTGGGCTGCGTCATGGCTGCCTGGGGCTACACCGGCGGTAAGAACCCCTACGGCTACATGGGCCTGGGCGACGTTTTTGTGTTTGTGTTCTTTGGCCTGGTGGCCACCCTGGGCACCACCTACACGCAGGCCGGGCAGATCAACCTCGCGTCCATCATCGGCGCCATTGGCACGGGACTCATTGCCTGCGCACTGCTGATGGCAAACAACGTCCGGGACATCCCCACGGACATCCAGGCCGGGAAAAAGACCCTGGCAGTCCGGCTGGGAGACAAGCACGCCCGCGAAAGCTATGTGCTGATGCTCGCCGTGGCCATCGCGCTGGTAGTGATCCTGGCCCCCGGACGCCCGTGGATGCTGATCGTCCTGCTGCTCATCCCCGCCTGCCTGATGCCGGCGTGGCTCATGATCAACGGCCGCAAGCGCAAAAGCCTCATCCCCGTGCTCAGGCAGACAGGCCTGATCAACCTCGGCTACAGCCTGTTGTTCTCACTGGGACTTGTGCTCAGCCACGGCTTCTAG
- a CDS encoding PLD nuclease N-terminal domain-containing protein has translation MLFRVVLAVAVLAIYVYGLVDVIRTDGRLTRGISKPAWIVVVIVLPLIGTILWLLIGRPRGTPPVRQNYSHPTSPDDDPDFLRNLELRRRNLAESARLKKLKDELEAKATTAEGTGSTTTGAGSSGPAGTRGSTGKGSGTGADEAAGDASSGDADTHDTDDRK, from the coding sequence ATGCTCTTCCGTGTGGTTCTCGCCGTCGCAGTACTCGCCATTTATGTGTATGGCCTGGTGGACGTGATCCGCACTGACGGACGCCTGACCAGGGGCATTTCCAAACCCGCGTGGATTGTCGTAGTAATTGTCCTGCCGCTGATAGGCACCATCCTGTGGCTCCTGATCGGCCGTCCGCGCGGTACGCCGCCGGTCCGGCAGAATTACAGCCATCCAACTTCTCCGGATGATGATCCGGACTTTCTCCGGAACCTGGAACTCCGACGCCGGAACCTGGCCGAATCTGCACGCCTTAAGAAGCTCAAGGATGAGCTGGAAGCCAAGGCAACGACGGCCGAAGGCACCGGCTCGACCACCACCGGAGCAGGGAGTTCGGGCCCTGCCGGAACCAGGGGTTCTACCGGGAAGGGCAGCGGCACGGGTGCTGATGAAGCCGCGGGCGATGCCAGCAGTGGTGATGCGGACACGCACGACACCGACGATCGGAAGTAA
- a CDS encoding dynamin family protein yields the protein MSASISTGVADLVRDALAVYRDDPAAVAALEGYARRLAEPLRIAVAGMVKAGKSTLLNAIIGEEIAPTDTGECTRIVTWYRYGHSPRIMLYPVEGEPRTLPLKRVDGRLVFVLGRARAEDVERLVVDWPSENLRDVTLIDTPGIASLSEDVSARSVTFLTPADTPSQADAVIYLMRHMHASDLRFLESFKDTAAARSGTVNALAVLSRADEIGAGRIDSLISAADIAERYRRDHSLRKLALGVVPVAGLLAQSARSMRQSDYESLALLAGMDRPARERLLISVDRFLRAAVPEGLSTDARAALLGRFGLFGIRLGVVLIRNGFAEPTPLAHELARRSGLDALLEMVAVQFHARAEALKARTALVGVETLLRASPRDGSGQLAAALERVHANAHEFRELRLLATLRTTGVSLNHELADEAERLIGGWGMAPHLRLGLEPDAAPNEVSSEVRQRLNRWRLVAESPLTDRSGMDACRVVIRSCEGVLAECAGLQVNH from the coding sequence ATGAGCGCGTCAATCAGCACCGGAGTGGCGGACCTTGTCAGGGACGCCCTTGCCGTCTACAGGGATGATCCCGCTGCAGTGGCTGCCTTGGAAGGGTACGCCCGGAGGCTGGCTGAACCCCTGCGGATCGCTGTGGCCGGGATGGTGAAAGCGGGAAAATCAACCCTGCTCAACGCCATCATCGGGGAGGAGATCGCCCCCACGGACACCGGTGAATGCACCCGGATCGTGACCTGGTACCGCTACGGGCATTCACCCCGCATCATGCTGTACCCGGTGGAGGGTGAACCGCGCACCCTGCCTCTCAAACGCGTGGATGGCCGCCTGGTGTTCGTCCTTGGCCGTGCCCGCGCGGAGGACGTGGAACGGCTGGTGGTCGATTGGCCGTCGGAGAACCTCCGGGATGTGACCCTGATCGACACTCCCGGGATCGCCTCGCTGTCCGAGGACGTATCCGCCCGGTCCGTCACCTTCCTCACACCGGCGGATACGCCCTCCCAGGCCGACGCCGTGATCTACCTGATGCGGCACATGCATGCCTCTGATCTCCGGTTCCTGGAGTCCTTCAAGGACACGGCGGCGGCACGGTCCGGCACCGTCAACGCCTTGGCGGTGCTGTCCCGGGCGGATGAGATCGGAGCGGGCCGGATCGACTCGCTGATCTCCGCCGCGGACATCGCCGAGAGGTACCGCCGGGACCACAGCCTGCGAAAGCTGGCATTGGGGGTGGTCCCGGTGGCGGGGCTGCTGGCGCAGAGTGCCCGCAGCATGCGGCAGTCCGACTATGAGTCGCTGGCCCTCCTGGCCGGAATGGACCGCCCGGCCCGGGAACGGTTGCTCATTTCGGTGGACAGGTTTCTTCGGGCCGCCGTCCCGGAGGGGCTGAGCACGGACGCCCGGGCCGCGCTGCTGGGGCGCTTCGGGCTGTTCGGGATCCGGCTGGGCGTGGTGCTCATCAGAAACGGCTTCGCGGAACCCACCCCGCTTGCGCACGAACTGGCCCGCCGCAGCGGGCTGGATGCGCTGCTGGAAATGGTGGCCGTCCAGTTCCATGCCCGTGCTGAGGCCCTGAAGGCCCGCACTGCGCTGGTTGGCGTGGAAACCCTGCTGCGGGCTTCACCGCGGGATGGTTCCGGGCAGCTGGCGGCGGCTTTGGAGCGCGTCCATGCCAATGCCCACGAGTTCCGGGAACTGCGGCTGCTGGCTACCCTGCGCACAACGGGGGTATCACTCAACCATGAACTGGCGGACGAGGCGGAGAGGCTGATTGGCGGCTGGGGAATGGCCCCGCACCTTCGGCTGGGGCTGGAGCCGGACGCTGCCCCCAACGAGGTCAGCTCGGAGGTACGGCAGCGCTTGAACCGCTGGCGGCTGGTGGCTGAAAGCCCGCTGACCGACCGCTCAGGAATGGACGCGTGCCGCGTGGTCATCCGCAGCTGCGAAGGGGTCCTCGCTGAGTGCGCAGGCCTGCAGGTCAACCACTAG
- a CDS encoding DUF4229 domain-containing protein, protein MAFLKYSLIRLALFAPLFVLFDVLGLGALMSVICAGLIAFAVSYLFFQKQRDEATAAIQRRFSGKSKPLRTAGEVEDAQAEDTLLDANPDITIRTDAKSSDARSSDAGGTDAKGSAAPGKNS, encoded by the coding sequence GTGGCTTTTCTGAAATATTCCCTGATCCGGCTGGCGCTCTTCGCGCCGCTCTTTGTGCTGTTCGATGTCCTGGGGCTGGGGGCGCTCATGTCGGTCATCTGCGCCGGCCTGATCGCCTTCGCGGTCAGCTACCTGTTCTTCCAGAAGCAGCGGGACGAGGCCACCGCGGCCATCCAGCGCCGGTTTTCCGGCAAGTCCAAGCCGCTGCGCACCGCCGGCGAGGTGGAGGACGCTCAGGCCGAGGACACCCTCCTTGACGCCAACCCGGACATCACCATCCGCACCGACGCCAAGAGCAGTGACGCCAGGAGCAGTGACGCCGGGGGTACTGATGCGAAGGGCAGTGCCGCCCCAGGCAAAAACAGCTAG
- a CDS encoding IniB N-terminal domain-containing protein, with the protein MPTLANQLVQFLMSLFNNPATAQNFLNDPERALEDAGLGKVSAADVDAVMPVVLDYAPITVNASSFDREYNTGGNSAWTGYNGGGGGGNGGGGHHDDHSHAVQQLHHVVNNYSYTSTVDDRDTVTDQSINQNVWADGDVKQFFDNDAIIASGDQAMAAGDDFKVEDSFNVEDSYNTDNSEDNSINAGRDASVGNVEIDVVADDSFNTDNSVDIDAELENVGNTDNSDNSVEIEKSFNDDSETTKVEVDDSFNDQSTEVAIEEFFNDNSETETTKVEFEESFKDNPETEITEVDIKESFNPVDVEVEESFNEDKSVNVEDSELEANTEIDESTVF; encoded by the coding sequence ATGCCTACACTCGCAAACCAGCTCGTCCAGTTCCTGATGAGTCTTTTCAACAACCCCGCAACCGCCCAGAACTTTCTGAACGATCCGGAGCGGGCCCTGGAAGATGCTGGTCTGGGCAAAGTCTCCGCCGCGGATGTAGACGCCGTAATGCCTGTTGTCCTGGACTACGCGCCCATCACTGTCAACGCCTCCTCGTTTGACCGGGAGTACAACACCGGCGGCAACAGCGCCTGGACTGGCTACAACGGCGGCGGAGGGGGTGGAAATGGCGGCGGCGGGCACCACGACGATCATTCCCACGCCGTACAGCAGCTGCACCACGTGGTGAACAACTACTCGTACACGTCAACGGTGGATGACCGCGATACCGTCACCGACCAGTCCATCAACCAGAACGTCTGGGCCGACGGCGATGTCAAGCAGTTCTTCGACAACGACGCCATCATCGCCTCCGGTGACCAAGCGATGGCTGCCGGTGACGACTTCAAGGTTGAGGATTCCTTCAACGTCGAAGATTCCTACAACACGGACAACTCCGAGGACAACTCGATTAACGCAGGCCGTGACGCCTCGGTAGGCAACGTCGAGATTGACGTTGTTGCTGACGACTCCTTCAATACGGACAACTCGGTTGATATTGACGCCGAGCTGGAGAACGTGGGCAACACCGATAACTCGGATAACTCCGTGGAGATCGAGAAATCTTTCAACGATGACTCGGAAACCACCAAGGTTGAGGTTGACGATTCCTTCAACGATCAGAGCACCGAGGTTGCCATTGAGGAGTTCTTCAATGACAATTCGGAGACGGAGACCACCAAGGTCGAGTTTGAGGAGTCCTTCAAAGACAATCCGGAGACGGAGATCACCGAGGTGGACATTAAGGAATCGTTCAACCCGGTGGACGTTGAGGTAGAGGAATCATTTAACGAGGACAAGTCCGTCAATGTGGAAGACAGCGAGCTGGAAGCCAACACCGAGATCGACGAGTCGACAGTGTTCTAA
- a CDS encoding CPBP family intramembrane glutamic endopeptidase, producing the protein MATTHRRPPAPRPEFYRFSALDFTTVGLYVAVAAFFAVAGELLLPLLQQLAPSPAAASYGVNLVFYGCLGALALFAARRVVARDLRVLATRPWFTLFMVPAAVVAMLILTAIVVAAAGGVQTSANQAGLQALMQQVPAWLMVPLLVMVGPFVEEYIFRHLLIGKLSRRINIWLCCALSVVLFASMHIAGQEAITLTALLPYLAMGATLVLVYVWTGRNLMFAYFVHAAKNLLAVVFIYAIPPEVFEQLQQVQP; encoded by the coding sequence ATGGCCACCACGCACCGAAGACCACCCGCTCCGCGGCCCGAGTTCTACCGGTTTTCCGCCCTCGATTTCACCACCGTGGGCCTCTACGTGGCCGTAGCGGCGTTCTTTGCCGTGGCCGGCGAACTGCTCCTGCCCCTCCTGCAGCAGCTCGCCCCGAGTCCTGCCGCGGCGTCCTACGGCGTGAACCTGGTCTTTTACGGCTGCTTAGGGGCGCTGGCCCTTTTTGCCGCGCGCCGTGTGGTGGCCAGGGACCTCCGCGTGCTCGCCACCCGCCCGTGGTTCACCCTGTTCATGGTGCCTGCCGCCGTTGTGGCCATGCTGATCCTCACCGCCATCGTGGTGGCGGCCGCCGGCGGAGTGCAGACGTCCGCCAACCAAGCAGGTCTCCAGGCCCTCATGCAGCAGGTTCCGGCCTGGCTCATGGTCCCGCTGCTGGTGATGGTGGGCCCGTTTGTGGAGGAGTACATCTTCCGCCACCTGCTGATCGGCAAGCTCAGCCGCCGGATCAACATCTGGCTGTGCTGTGCCCTGTCCGTAGTGCTGTTTGCCAGCATGCACATTGCGGGCCAGGAGGCGATCACCCTCACGGCGCTGCTGCCCTACCTGGCCATGGGCGCCACACTGGTTCTTGTGTACGTGTGGACCGGGAGGAACCTGATGTTCGCCTATTTTGTGCACGCCGCCAAGAACCTGCTCGCCGTGGTGTTCATCTATGCCATCCCGCCGGAGGTGTTCGAGCAGTTGCAGCAGGTCCAGCCCTAG
- a CDS encoding 1,4-dihydroxy-2-naphthoyl-CoA synthase: MSNQLPDKVSDVFDPTRWRTVSGFDDFQDMTYHRQVERDTDGNPVRDLPTVRIAFNRPEVRNAFRPGTVDELYRAMDHARMTPDVATVLLTGNGPSPKDGGHSFCSGGDQRIRGRDGYRYADGDTKETIDPARAGRLHILEVQRLMRTMPKVVIAVVNGWAAGGGHSLHVVSDLTIASRQHGKFKQTDATVGSFDAGYGSALLARQIGQKAAREIFFLAREYSAEDMVRMGAVNEAVDHERLEEVALEYAADIARQSPQAIRMLKFAFNLADDGLAGQQVFAGEATRLAYMTDEAVEGKEAFLEKRDPDWSRFPHYF, translated from the coding sequence GTGAGCAACCAACTTCCCGACAAGGTGTCCGACGTTTTTGACCCGACCCGCTGGCGAACTGTGTCCGGTTTCGACGACTTCCAGGACATGACGTATCACCGCCAGGTGGAGCGGGACACGGACGGCAATCCGGTGCGGGACCTGCCCACGGTACGGATCGCCTTCAACCGGCCGGAGGTCAGGAACGCCTTCCGTCCCGGCACCGTGGACGAGCTCTACCGCGCCATGGACCATGCCCGGATGACCCCGGACGTAGCCACGGTCCTGCTCACCGGCAACGGCCCCTCCCCCAAGGACGGCGGGCATTCGTTCTGCTCCGGCGGGGACCAGCGGATCCGCGGCAGGGACGGCTACCGCTATGCCGATGGCGACACCAAGGAGACCATCGACCCCGCCCGCGCGGGCAGGCTCCACATCCTGGAAGTCCAGCGGCTCATGCGGACCATGCCCAAGGTGGTCATCGCCGTCGTGAACGGCTGGGCGGCGGGCGGCGGCCACTCGCTGCACGTGGTCTCCGACCTCACCATCGCCTCCCGCCAGCACGGCAAGTTCAAGCAGACCGACGCCACCGTGGGCAGTTTCGACGCCGGTTACGGTTCGGCGCTTCTGGCCCGCCAGATCGGGCAGAAAGCGGCCCGGGAGATCTTCTTCCTGGCCCGCGAATACTCCGCCGAGGACATGGTCCGGATGGGCGCCGTCAACGAGGCCGTGGACCACGAACGGCTTGAGGAGGTGGCCCTGGAATACGCCGCGGACATCGCACGCCAGTCCCCGCAGGCCATCCGAATGCTGAAGTTTGCCTTCAACCTGGCCGACGACGGACTGGCCGGCCAGCAGGTCTTCGCCGGCGAAGCCACCCGCCTGGCATACATGACGGACGAGGCCGTGGAGGGCAAGGAAGCGTTCCTGGAAAAGCGCGACCCCGACTGGTCCCGCTTCCCGCACTACTTCTAA
- a CDS encoding metal ABC transporter substrate-binding protein has protein sequence MPNFLFRCAKVAARTFARGSAACRAAGAAVVVLLTLSLTACGGDASGNGGNEKPVVLTTFTVLADVARNVAGDKLTVESITKAGAEIHGYEPTPGDIRKASKADLILDNGLNLEAWFGQFVEGLDVPHAVVSDGVQVMDISEDSYQGKPNPHAWMSPVNVQIYVDNMVKAFSELDPDNAEVFRSNGDAYKAELQAVQDEMKTRLAGVPEPQRALVTCEGAFSYLARDAGLREVYIWAVNAEQQATPQQITRAIEYVKANKVPAVFCESTVSDAPMQQVVGATGAKFGGTLYVDSLSEADGPVPTYLDLIRHDADVITKALAGASAKASP, from the coding sequence ATGCCTAACTTTCTGTTTCGGTGCGCCAAAGTAGCCGCCCGAACTTTTGCCCGGGGATCGGCGGCCTGCCGCGCTGCCGGTGCCGCCGTCGTCGTCCTTTTGACCCTGTCCTTGACCGCCTGTGGAGGCGATGCCTCAGGAAACGGAGGCAACGAAAAGCCGGTGGTTCTCACCACCTTCACGGTGCTGGCCGACGTCGCCCGGAACGTCGCGGGGGACAAGCTCACCGTGGAGTCCATCACCAAAGCAGGCGCCGAAATCCACGGCTACGAACCCACCCCCGGGGATATCCGCAAGGCATCCAAGGCTGACCTCATCCTGGACAACGGGCTGAACCTGGAAGCGTGGTTCGGGCAGTTCGTCGAGGGCCTGGACGTGCCGCATGCCGTGGTGAGCGACGGCGTGCAGGTGATGGACATCAGCGAGGACTCCTACCAGGGCAAGCCCAACCCGCATGCATGGATGTCGCCGGTGAACGTGCAGATTTACGTTGACAACATGGTGAAGGCCTTTTCCGAGCTGGACCCGGACAACGCCGAGGTGTTCCGGTCCAACGGTGACGCCTACAAGGCGGAGCTGCAGGCTGTGCAGGACGAGATGAAAACCCGCCTGGCGGGTGTGCCGGAGCCGCAGCGCGCGCTGGTGACGTGCGAGGGCGCCTTCTCCTACCTCGCCCGCGACGCCGGCCTGCGCGAGGTGTACATCTGGGCAGTCAACGCCGAACAGCAGGCTACGCCGCAGCAGATCACCCGCGCCATCGAGTACGTCAAGGCCAATAAAGTCCCCGCAGTCTTCTGCGAATCCACTGTGTCCGATGCCCCCATGCAGCAGGTGGTGGGGGCCACGGGGGCCAAGTTCGGCGGCACCCTCTACGTTGACTCTCTCTCCGAAGCGGACGGGCCGGTTCCCACCTACCTGGACCTGATCCGGCACGACGCCGACGTCATCACCAAAGCCCTGGCCGGCGCCTCAGCGAAGGCAAGTCCGTGA
- a CDS encoding AMP-binding protein gives MNIGPMNIGPVDIDPALKALAAALHGEGPAVELSVGPDGDLVVGHVETPGCDDAVAVVRTSGSTGTPKATILTVEALAASSMATALALKGEGQWLLALPVQYVAGVQVLVRSLFAGTRPWVMDMSRGFTQEAFTAAALELTDKIRFTSLVPTQLQRLLDSPTSETLAALRRFNGILLGGAPASNELLDTARDAGVRVITTYGSAETCGGCVYDGLPLEGVEVRVAEDGRILLGGDTVSAGYLDQPDQTTATFFEEDGVRWYRSSDLGTLDADGRLTVLGRADDVIITGGVKVSAAHVQAELEKSDGVLAAFVAGVPSAEWGQAVAAYVALDGDGASASPDSASATDAASGSGAGDHAVVLEQEWHRTLGLVAPKTVLAAPALLMLPNGKPDRLSMTERLNALHQGK, from the coding sequence ATGAATATCGGACCCATGAACATCGGACCCGTCGACATCGACCCTGCGCTCAAGGCGCTGGCGGCCGCCCTCCACGGGGAGGGTCCCGCCGTCGAACTTTCCGTTGGACCGGATGGCGACCTGGTGGTGGGGCACGTTGAGACCCCCGGCTGCGACGACGCCGTGGCGGTGGTCCGCACCTCCGGATCCACCGGCACGCCCAAAGCGACCATCCTGACAGTCGAGGCCCTGGCGGCTTCGTCCATGGCCACGGCGCTGGCGCTCAAGGGAGAAGGCCAGTGGCTCCTGGCGCTGCCCGTTCAGTATGTGGCCGGAGTGCAGGTCCTGGTGCGATCGCTGTTTGCCGGCACCCGGCCCTGGGTCATGGACATGTCCCGCGGCTTCACCCAGGAGGCCTTCACCGCCGCCGCGCTGGAGCTGACGGACAAAATACGGTTCACGTCGCTGGTGCCCACGCAACTGCAGCGGCTGCTGGACTCACCGACGTCCGAGACCCTGGCCGCACTCCGCCGCTTCAACGGCATCCTCCTGGGTGGCGCCCCGGCTTCCAACGAACTGCTGGACACGGCCCGCGACGCCGGGGTCCGCGTCATCACCACCTACGGCTCGGCGGAGACCTGCGGCGGCTGCGTCTACGACGGCCTGCCGCTGGAGGGCGTGGAGGTCCGCGTCGCAGAGGACGGCCGCATACTGCTGGGCGGCGACACGGTTTCCGCCGGTTACCTCGACCAGCCGGACCAGACCACGGCAACGTTCTTCGAGGAAGACGGCGTCCGCTGGTACCGCAGCAGCGATCTGGGCACCCTTGACGCTGACGGCCGGCTTACCGTACTGGGCAGGGCCGACGACGTCATCATCACCGGCGGCGTCAAAGTGTCCGCCGCGCACGTGCAGGCAGAGCTGGAAAAGTCCGACGGCGTGCTGGCGGCTTTTGTGGCCGGCGTGCCGTCCGCAGAATGGGGCCAGGCGGTGGCGGCGTATGTGGCGCTGGACGGCGACGGCGCATCCGCGAGTCCTGACTCTGCCAGCGCCACGGACGCCGCCTCCGGCTCCGGAGCCGGGGACCACGCCGTCGTCCTTGAACAGGAATGGCACCGAACGCTGGGACTCGTCGCGCCGAAAACCGTGCTGGCCGCCCCGGCGCTGCTGATGTTGCCGAACGGCAAGCCGGACCGCCTCTCGATGACGGAGCGGCTCAACGCCCTGCATCAGGGAAAGTAG
- a CDS encoding dynamin family protein — MKAAELVKLVEQGIELVGAGDRADLRQRLDQTLRRLTDPSIRVIVVGEFKQGKSKLINALVNAPVCPVDDDIATSVPTVIRQGESASASVLLPRADAEPGDEAGLERQLVNIADLAAYVSERGNPGNAKKLVAAEVFLPRRVLSGGLTVVDSPGVGGLGSSHTLTTLTALPSADAMILVSDASQEYTEPEVRFLRQAMRITPSVVGVLSKTDLYPDWRRVAELDRGHLTQVAPDIPLFPVSADLRLEATRLQDAELNAESGFPGLIAHLRNEIVGKAERIQRRSVSQDLLSVTDNLRLSLQSELGALEDPEGTPQMIAGLEAAKLQADDLRKRSARWQITLNDGISDLIPDMDYDLRDRLRRIQREAETAIDRGDPGPTWPQFTAWLEECAAAAISDTFVWTSERAQWLAAQVAEHFSEDEVALPVLHVSDTGDTLDPVDDMPGLDDGHLNPIQKVLIGMRGSYGGVLMFGLLTGIFGMALINPFSVGAGLLLGRKAYREDKEARLKRRQTEAKALVRRQLDDVVFQVGKQLKDRLRLVQRSTRDHFTGIAEEHHRSLADSVAAAQKAATTYTLEKDRRIREIRAELKRVDGLHRAALALGGEAAGANSAPSAVTAAG; from the coding sequence ATGAAAGCTGCGGAACTGGTCAAACTGGTGGAGCAGGGCATCGAACTGGTGGGTGCAGGCGACCGTGCCGACCTCCGCCAGCGCCTGGACCAGACACTTCGCCGTCTGACGGATCCGAGCATCCGCGTGATCGTTGTGGGTGAATTCAAGCAAGGCAAGAGCAAGCTCATCAACGCCTTGGTCAACGCGCCGGTGTGCCCTGTCGACGACGACATCGCCACCTCGGTGCCAACCGTCATCCGCCAGGGTGAATCGGCGTCGGCGTCTGTCCTGCTGCCAAGAGCGGATGCGGAACCCGGCGACGAAGCCGGGCTGGAACGCCAACTGGTCAATATTGCGGATCTGGCGGCGTACGTTTCCGAACGGGGCAATCCCGGCAACGCCAAGAAACTGGTGGCAGCAGAGGTGTTCCTGCCCCGAAGGGTGCTGTCCGGAGGGCTGACGGTGGTTGACTCGCCGGGCGTCGGCGGGCTGGGCTCATCGCATACCCTGACCACCCTGACAGCGCTGCCCTCCGCAGACGCCATGATCCTCGTTTCCGATGCCTCGCAGGAATACACAGAACCCGAAGTACGGTTCCTGCGGCAGGCAATGCGCATCACGCCGAGCGTGGTGGGCGTCCTGTCCAAGACTGATCTGTATCCGGACTGGCGCAGGGTGGCTGAACTGGATCGCGGCCACCTTACCCAGGTGGCACCTGACATTCCGCTGTTCCCGGTCTCCGCGGATCTCCGCCTGGAAGCCACGCGCCTGCAGGACGCCGAGCTGAATGCGGAATCGGGTTTCCCCGGCCTGATCGCCCATCTCCGGAACGAGATCGTAGGGAAGGCAGAACGGATCCAACGGCGCTCCGTCAGCCAGGACCTGCTCTCCGTGACGGATAATCTGCGCTTGTCCCTGCAGTCGGAACTGGGGGCGCTGGAGGACCCGGAAGGAACTCCGCAGATGATCGCCGGGCTAGAGGCGGCCAAGTTGCAGGCGGATGACCTGCGGAAACGTTCAGCCCGGTGGCAAATAACGCTCAATGACGGCATCAGCGACCTGATTCCGGACATGGACTATGACCTGCGGGACCGCCTGCGGAGGATCCAGCGCGAGGCGGAGACTGCCATCGACCGGGGTGATCCGGGCCCCACCTGGCCGCAGTTCACCGCCTGGCTGGAAGAGTGTGCCGCAGCCGCGATCTCGGACACGTTCGTCTGGACCAGCGAACGGGCGCAATGGTTGGCTGCACAGGTGGCCGAACACTTTTCCGAAGACGAAGTGGCCCTGCCGGTACTTCATGTTTCCGACACAGGGGACACGCTGGATCCGGTGGACGATATGCCCGGGCTGGACGACGGGCATCTCAATCCCATCCAGAAGGTTCTGATCGGTATGCGCGGTTCTTATGGCGGCGTGCTGATGTTTGGCCTGTTGACAGGGATCTTCGGCATGGCCCTTATCAACCCCTTCTCCGTGGGAGCCGGGCTGCTGCTGGGGCGCAAGGCCTACCGGGAAGACAAGGAAGCACGGCTTAAGCGCCGGCAGACTGAAGCCAAGGCCCTGGTCCGACGCCAGCTGGACGATGTTGTCTTCCAGGTGGGAAAGCAGCTCAAGGACAGGCTGCGGCTGGTCCAGCGGTCCACGCGGGACCACTTCACCGGGATCGCGGAAGAGCACCACCGCTCGCTCGCGGATTCCGTGGCAGCAGCCCAGAAGGCCGCCACCACCTACACGCTTGAAAAGGACAGGCGCATCCGGGAAATCAGGGCTGAGCTCAAACGGGTGGACGGCCTGCACCGAGCCGCCCTGGCCCTCGGCGGCGAAGCGGCGGGGGCCAACTCAGCCCCATCGGCGGTGACGGCTGCCGGATGA